A stretch of Myroides oncorhynchi DNA encodes these proteins:
- the alaS gene encoding alanine--tRNA ligase produces the protein MKSQEIRQKFLSFFEERGHMIVPSAPIVLKDDPTLMFNNSGMAQFKEYFLGNAKPKSNRITDTQKCLRVSGKHNDLEEVGIDTYHHTMFEMLGNWSFGDYFKEKAINWAWELLTEVYKIPKDILYVTVFEGSEEENVPFDQEAYDIWSGLIGKDRILMGNKKDNFWEMGDQGPCGPCTEIHVDIRNADEKALIPGHELVNGDHPQVVEIWNNVFMEFNRKADGSLEKLPAQHVDTGMGFERLCMVLQGVQSNYDTDVFSPLIAKVSELTGGKYTMKAKDEEEEKINIAIRVIVDHVRAVAFAIADGQLPSNGGAGYVIRRILRRAIRYAFTFLDKKEPFIYQLVDVLSAQMGEFFPEITSQKDLVKNVIREEEASFLRTLDQGLHLLDNVIAQTEGKVVSGVKAFELYDTFGFPIDLTALILRERGFELDEAGFDAAMLEQKTRSRAASEVSTDDWSVLIPGNVEQFVGYDQLENEVKITRFRKIDSKKDGKLFQIVLDATPFYPEGGGQVGDNGVLVSANETIEVIDTKKENNLILHIVRELPANVEASLVAKVDVDARKQSMANHSATHLLHQALRTILGTHVEQKGSLVSPTHLRFDFSHFAKVTEEELAQVEAFVNDRIHDHLPLVERRSIPMAQAIAEGAMALFGEKYGDEVRAIKFGESMELCGGTHVTNTSDIWQFKIVSEGAVAAGIRRIEAITNKGARQFYTEQEILLKEIKMVLKNPQDTLKAVGTLQDENTKLKKQIEQLLKEKAKNLKGDLKGQVQEVNGISFLAVEVDLDASGAKDLAYELGNEFSNLYVLFGSVANDKPMLTCYVSKDVVESKGLNAGTIVRELGKYIQGGGGGQAFFATAGGKNPAGMAEAIAHAKDYLK, from the coding sequence ATGAAATCACAAGAAATTCGTCAGAAGTTTTTAAGCTTTTTTGAAGAGAGAGGTCACATGATAGTGCCTTCTGCGCCGATCGTTCTAAAAGACGATCCAACATTAATGTTTAATAACTCTGGGATGGCCCAGTTTAAAGAATATTTCTTAGGAAACGCCAAGCCTAAAAGTAACCGTATCACTGATACACAGAAGTGCCTTCGAGTATCAGGTAAACACAATGACTTAGAAGAGGTAGGTATTGATACTTATCATCATACGATGTTTGAGATGCTTGGGAACTGGAGTTTTGGAGATTACTTTAAAGAGAAAGCGATTAATTGGGCTTGGGAGTTGTTAACTGAAGTTTATAAGATTCCTAAAGATATTTTGTACGTTACTGTATTTGAAGGTAGTGAGGAAGAGAATGTCCCTTTCGACCAAGAAGCTTATGATATCTGGAGTGGTCTAATCGGTAAGGATCGTATCCTTATGGGTAATAAGAAAGACAACTTCTGGGAAATGGGAGATCAAGGACCTTGTGGACCTTGTACTGAGATACACGTAGATATCCGTAATGCTGATGAGAAAGCACTTATTCCTGGTCATGAACTAGTGAATGGTGATCACCCACAGGTAGTAGAGATATGGAACAACGTATTTATGGAATTTAACCGTAAAGCGGATGGTTCATTAGAGAAACTTCCTGCTCAACACGTAGATACAGGTATGGGATTTGAACGTCTATGTATGGTGCTTCAAGGTGTACAGTCTAACTATGATACAGATGTATTCTCTCCGCTTATCGCTAAAGTATCTGAGCTGACAGGTGGTAAATACACGATGAAGGCTAAGGATGAAGAAGAAGAGAAGATAAATATCGCTATCCGTGTAATTGTTGACCACGTTAGAGCTGTAGCATTTGCTATTGCTGACGGACAGTTGCCTTCTAATGGAGGTGCAGGATATGTTATCCGCCGTATTTTACGTCGTGCTATTCGTTATGCATTTACTTTCTTAGATAAGAAAGAACCGTTTATCTATCAGTTAGTAGATGTATTAAGCGCTCAGATGGGTGAGTTCTTCCCAGAAATCACTAGTCAAAAAGACTTAGTAAAGAACGTAATTAGAGAAGAAGAGGCATCTTTCTTAAGAACGTTAGATCAAGGCTTACACTTATTAGATAATGTAATCGCTCAAACAGAAGGTAAAGTAGTTTCAGGAGTGAAAGCTTTTGAACTATACGATACATTCGGATTCCCTATTGACTTAACTGCTCTTATCTTAAGAGAAAGAGGATTTGAGTTAGATGAGGCTGGATTTGACGCTGCGATGTTAGAACAAAAAACTCGTTCTCGTGCAGCATCAGAGGTATCTACAGACGACTGGAGTGTATTAATACCAGGTAACGTAGAACAATTCGTAGGATATGATCAATTAGAGAATGAAGTAAAGATTACACGTTTTAGAAAAATAGATAGTAAAAAAGATGGTAAGTTATTCCAAATCGTATTAGATGCTACTCCATTCTATCCTGAAGGAGGAGGTCAAGTAGGAGATAACGGAGTGTTGGTATCTGCTAATGAAACTATCGAAGTTATCGATACAAAGAAAGAGAATAACTTAATCTTACATATCGTTAGAGAGCTTCCTGCTAATGTAGAAGCATCATTAGTAGCAAAGGTAGACGTAGATGCACGTAAACAATCAATGGCTAACCACTCTGCAACGCATTTATTACACCAAGCGTTGCGTACTATATTAGGTACACACGTAGAGCAAAAAGGTTCGCTAGTATCACCTACGCACTTGCGTTTTGACTTCTCTCACTTTGCTAAAGTGACTGAGGAAGAGCTAGCACAAGTAGAGGCTTTCGTTAATGATAGAATCCACGATCACTTGCCTTTAGTAGAACGCAGAAGTATTCCGATGGCTCAGGCTATCGCAGAAGGAGCTATGGCTTTATTTGGTGAGAAATACGGTGATGAAGTACGTGCTATTAAGTTTGGTGAGAGTATGGAACTATGTGGAGGAACCCATGTAACAAATACTAGTGATATCTGGCAGTTTAAAATAGTAAGTGAAGGAGCTGTAGCAGCTGGTATCCGTCGTATTGAGGCGATTACTAATAAAGGAGCTCGTCAGTTCTATACTGAGCAAGAGATCTTGTTAAAAGAGATTAAGATGGTATTAAAGAATCCACAAGATACTTTAAAAGCTGTAGGAACTCTTCAAGATGAAAATACTAAGCTTAAAAAACAAATAGAGCAGTTATTAAAAGAAAAAGCAAAGAACTTAAAAGGCGACCTTAAAGGTCAAGTCCAAGAAGTGAATGGTATCTCTTTCTTAGCTGTAGAAGTTGATTTAGATGCTTCAGGCGCTAAAGATTTAGCGTATGAGTTAGGGAATGAATTTTCTAACTTATATGTATTATTCGGAAGTGTGGCAAATGACAAACCGATGTTGACTTGCTATGTATCTAAAGATGTAGTAGAAAGCAAAGGACTTAATGCTGGTACTATCGTACGCGAGTTAGGTAAATATATCCAAGGTGGAGGTGGAGGACAAGCGTTCTTCGCTACAGCAGGAGGTAAAAACCCAGCAGGTATGGCAGAAGCTATAGCACACGCTAAAGATTACTTAAAATAG
- a CDS encoding M23 family metallopeptidase yields MAKVKYYYDPEKLAFLKIRPKKFKQLGNILLFIITAAIFGVMGLIFLINSDILQTPKEKKQAREIAEFKTNYTLLNKKLDLIAEVLDELEVRDNDIYRAYFNTAPIPDEQRKSGLGGINRYRTFIGLNNERLLTETNVKMDQLLKQVAIQSQSLDDIIALAKKKEEFLSSIPAIQPVKNEDLKRMASGYGYRSDPFTKIKKFHSGMDFSAEVGTPIYATGNGKVIRANNELSGYGNLIEVDHGYGYLTRYAHLSKYQAKAGQLVKRGDIIGYVGSTGRSSGPHLHYEVHYQGNVVNPLNYYYGEISAKEFELLSQEANQENQSLD; encoded by the coding sequence ATGGCTAAGGTAAAATATTATTACGACCCTGAAAAATTAGCGTTTCTAAAAATACGTCCTAAAAAGTTTAAACAACTAGGAAATATACTCCTATTTATCATTACTGCGGCTATTTTTGGTGTAATGGGATTGATTTTTTTAATTAACAGTGATATCCTCCAAACTCCTAAAGAAAAGAAGCAAGCAAGAGAAATAGCTGAGTTCAAAACGAATTATACTCTTCTAAACAAGAAGCTTGATCTTATCGCAGAAGTTTTAGATGAATTAGAAGTTCGAGATAATGATATTTACAGAGCCTATTTTAATACAGCTCCTATTCCAGACGAACAACGCAAATCAGGCCTTGGAGGGATTAATCGATATCGCACATTTATTGGATTAAATAATGAACGACTATTAACGGAAACAAATGTCAAGATGGACCAACTACTAAAGCAAGTAGCTATTCAATCGCAGTCACTAGACGATATCATCGCTCTAGCTAAGAAAAAAGAAGAGTTTCTATCATCTATTCCAGCAATACAACCAGTCAAAAATGAAGACTTAAAGAGAATGGCATCAGGATATGGTTACCGAAGCGATCCTTTTACGAAAATTAAGAAATTTCACTCTGGTATGGACTTCTCTGCTGAAGTAGGAACTCCTATTTATGCTACAGGTAATGGTAAAGTGATACGTGCTAATAATGAATTATCAGGATATGGAAATCTTATCGAGGTCGATCATGGATATGGATATCTCACTCGATACGCTCACTTAAGTAAATATCAGGCTAAGGCTGGACAATTAGTTAAACGAGGTGATATCATTGGTTATGTTGGTAGTACAGGACGAAGTTCTGGTCCACACTTACACTATGAGGTACACTACCAAGGGAACGTAGTCAATCCACTGAACTACTACTATGGAGAAATCTCTGCTAAAGAATTTGAACTTCTATCTCAAGAAGCTAACCAAGAAAATCAATCACTTGACTAA
- a CDS encoding aromatic amino acid hydroxylase, with protein MKTQEYESNDLIERLPQHLKQFIKPQSYQDYTPINQAVWRYVMRKNVDYLSKVAHESYLEGLAKTGISIESIPSMYGMNRILKEIGWTAVAVDGFIPPNAFMEFQAYKVLVIASDIRQLENIEYTPAPDIIHEGAGHAPIIANPEYAEYLRRFGEIGCKAISSGRDYEIYEAIRLLSILKEAEGVDSDQIKKAEEQVDYLQNLTEEPSEMALIRNLHWWTVEYGLIGTPEAPKIYGAGLLSSIGESAWCMTDNVKKLPYSIEAAFQGFDITKPQPQLYVTPDFAYLSEVLEEFANKMALRKGGLMGINKLIDSKALGTIELNTGLQISGVFTRAIEHEGKPAYVQTIGKTALSYREKELVGHGTDTHPHGFGTALGRLKGINLAIEDMSPRDLKAYNLYEGKPVTLEFEGGITVSGTNITGIRNIQGKIILISFSDCTVKHYDEVLFQPEWGTYDMAVGANVISAFSGPADYNSFDLINHVPSSQTIKAKRDEKKIKLENLYQEVRAMREENKAANLDLILDTIKEDYATDWLLTVEILELAKKASNTPLAEKAMSHLTSVQSNRPEVAHLIKDGIEIINKSL; from the coding sequence ATGAAAACACAAGAATATGAAAGTAACGACTTGATCGAAAGATTACCACAGCATTTGAAACAATTTATCAAGCCGCAGAGCTATCAAGACTATACACCTATCAATCAAGCTGTATGGAGATATGTAATGCGTAAAAATGTTGATTATCTATCTAAAGTCGCTCACGAATCATATCTTGAAGGTCTAGCTAAAACAGGTATTTCTATAGAAAGTATCCCAAGTATGTATGGGATGAATAGAATATTAAAAGAAATAGGCTGGACTGCTGTAGCAGTAGATGGCTTTATACCACCTAATGCCTTTATGGAGTTTCAGGCTTATAAAGTACTTGTTATTGCATCAGATATTAGACAATTAGAAAATATAGAATACACACCCGCACCAGATATTATACACGAGGGAGCAGGGCACGCACCTATTATCGCTAATCCAGAGTATGCTGAATACTTAAGACGATTTGGCGAGATAGGGTGTAAAGCTATTTCTTCAGGTAGAGATTATGAAATATATGAAGCTATCCGACTACTGTCTATTCTTAAAGAGGCTGAGGGTGTAGATTCTGACCAAATCAAAAAAGCAGAAGAGCAAGTAGATTATCTACAGAATCTAACAGAAGAACCTTCTGAAATGGCGTTAATACGCAATCTTCACTGGTGGACTGTTGAGTATGGTCTAATAGGAACTCCTGAAGCCCCAAAGATATATGGAGCAGGATTGTTATCTTCTATTGGAGAGAGTGCTTGGTGTATGACTGACAATGTAAAGAAACTTCCTTATAGCATAGAGGCAGCTTTTCAAGGTTTTGATATTACTAAACCTCAACCTCAGCTATATGTAACACCTGACTTTGCTTACCTAAGTGAAGTCCTAGAAGAGTTCGCAAATAAGATGGCTTTAAGAAAAGGAGGTTTAATGGGAATAAACAAACTGATTGATTCTAAAGCTTTAGGTACGATAGAACTGAATACAGGGTTGCAAATATCAGGTGTATTCACACGTGCTATCGAACACGAAGGCAAACCTGCCTATGTACAGACTATTGGTAAAACAGCTCTATCTTATAGAGAAAAAGAACTAGTAGGACATGGTACAGATACACATCCTCATGGATTTGGTACTGCATTAGGTCGCCTAAAAGGAATCAACTTAGCTATCGAAGATATGAGTCCTAGAGACTTAAAAGCTTATAATCTATATGAAGGAAAACCTGTAACCTTAGAGTTTGAAGGCGGTATCACTGTGTCAGGAACAAATATCACTGGAATTAGAAATATACAGGGTAAGATTATTCTGATTAGTTTCAGCGACTGTACAGTAAAGCATTATGATGAAGTATTGTTCCAACCTGAATGGGGAACTTATGATATGGCCGTAGGAGCTAATGTTATCTCTGCGTTCTCAGGACCTGCAGATTACAACAGTTTTGATTTAATTAATCACGTTCCTTCTAGCCAAACAATAAAGGCAAAGAGAGACGAAAAGAAGATAAAGCTTGAGAACTTATATCAAGAAGTTAGAGCAATGAGAGAAGAGAATAAAGCTGCTAATCTAGACCTTATTTTAGATACTATAAAGGAAGATTACGCTACAGATTGGTTGTTGACAGTAGAAATACTAGAACTAGCTAAAAAAGCTTCTAATACACCATTAGCTGAAAAAGCAATGAGCCACCTAACATCTGTTCAAAGTAACAGACCTGAGGTAGCTCATTTAATCAAAGACGGTATTGAGATAATCAATAAAAGCTTATAA
- a CDS encoding DUF4230 domain-containing protein, whose protein sequence is MRKLLRVVFGIFVVLFFMFSGVVVYNYLVKGKSDDMQYNTALIQEQLKNVSKLVVTEATFSQVMTYKDQQKYLMNLVSFDKKAVVIVNAKATVSYDLSQLKYQIDEKNKVVQLLYIPEAEVQIYPDYQILDVEQSKFNPFKGDDYNKINAKVKKDLEDKIEKSTLKSNAENRLISELSKILIVTQTLGWKLEYQGNVIQQDKDLVFDMAL, encoded by the coding sequence ATGAGAAAGTTGTTACGTGTAGTTTTCGGAATATTTGTAGTGCTCTTTTTTATGTTTTCAGGAGTAGTAGTGTATAACTACCTAGTGAAAGGAAAGAGTGATGATATGCAATATAACACTGCCCTGATCCAAGAGCAGTTAAAGAATGTGAGCAAATTAGTGGTGACAGAGGCTACTTTCTCTCAAGTGATGACTTATAAAGATCAGCAGAAGTATCTGATGAACTTGGTTTCTTTTGATAAGAAGGCTGTTGTAATCGTCAATGCTAAAGCGACAGTGTCTTATGATTTGAGTCAACTGAAATATCAGATAGATGAGAAGAATAAGGTAGTTCAGTTATTATACATACCTGAAGCAGAAGTACAGATATATCCTGATTACCAAATACTCGATGTCGAGCAGAGTAAGTTTAATCCTTTTAAAGGGGATGATTATAATAAAATTAACGCTAAGGTTAAGAAAGACTTGGAAGATAAAATAGAAAAGTCCACTTTAAAATCGAATGCAGAGAATCGACTTATAAGCGAACTTTCTAAAATATTAATAGTTACCCAAACTTTAGGTTGGAAACTAGAGTATCAAGGTAATGTGATACAACAAGACAAAGACTTGGTCTTCGATATGGCTTTATAA
- a CDS encoding MerR family transcriptional regulator: protein MELNLPDKRYYSIGELAKAFDVNTSLLRFWEKEFDIIKPRKNAKGNRMFTPQDVQNLQLIYHLVKERGFTLEGAKEHMKKNAKDIMDNFEIIQKLEGIKTALLNIKNEL from the coding sequence ATGGAATTAAACTTACCTGATAAAAGATACTATAGTATTGGTGAACTAGCAAAAGCATTTGACGTAAATACTTCTTTATTGCGATTCTGGGAAAAAGAATTTGATATTATAAAACCTAGAAAAAACGCTAAGGGAAATCGTATGTTCACTCCTCAAGATGTGCAAAATTTACAACTTATCTATCACCTTGTTAAAGAGAGAGGTTTCACATTAGAGGGTGCAAAAGAACACATGAAAAAAAATGCTAAAGATATTATGGATAACTTTGAGATTATACAAAAGTTAGAAGGAATCAAAACTGCTCTACTAAATATTAAAAATGAACTCTAA
- a CDS encoding LemA family protein — translation MKKALPIIIVLVVLVGGYFMMSMNYNNSALVYKQATDKSWADVQGAYQRRTDLIGNLVNTVKGAADFEKSTLEAVVNARAKATSVTVDPTNMTPEKLQEFQQAQSGVSSALGRLLVTVEKYPDLKANQNFLKLQDELASTENQILTQRTRFNDAVAAYNGYVLKVPAKWFLSEYKERPFFQAEAGSEKAPEVKF, via the coding sequence ATGAAAAAAGCGTTACCTATTATTATCGTATTAGTTGTCCTAGTTGGTGGATATTTTATGATGTCAATGAACTATAACAACTCTGCATTAGTTTATAAACAAGCTACTGACAAATCTTGGGCTGATGTACAAGGTGCTTACCAACGTAGAACTGACCTTATTGGTAATTTAGTAAACACTGTAAAAGGTGCTGCTGACTTCGAAAAATCAACACTAGAAGCAGTAGTTAATGCTCGTGCTAAAGCGACTTCAGTAACTGTAGATCCAACGAATATGACTCCTGAAAAATTACAAGAGTTCCAACAAGCACAATCTGGTGTATCTAGTGCTTTAGGTCGTTTATTAGTAACTGTAGAGAAGTACCCTGACTTAAAAGCAAATCAAAACTTCTTAAAACTACAAGACGAACTAGCTAGTACTGAAAACCAAATCTTAACGCAACGTACTCGTTTTAACGATGCTGTAGCTGCATACAATGGTTATGTATTAAAAGTACCTGCTAAATGGTTCTTAAGTGAGTATAAAGAAAGACCTTTCTTCCAAGCTGAAGCTGGATCAGAGAAAGCTCCTGAAGTAAAATTCTAA
- a CDS encoding TPM domain-containing protein, translating to MSGLRDYLTKTDEEEIVLAITQAEKNTSGEIRVHIETTSKKPPYERAQEVFFELGIDKTAARNGVLFYICTTSKAFVILGDQGIDDKVKVENFWEGTKELVINHFKQGLFKQGLIYGILKAGSQLKVHFPSSDENKNELPNEISKA from the coding sequence ATGAGCGGGCTAAGAGACTATCTAACCAAGACAGACGAAGAGGAAATCGTGCTAGCAATAACGCAAGCAGAGAAGAACACTTCTGGAGAAATAAGAGTACACATCGAGACTACATCTAAAAAGCCTCCATACGAGAGAGCACAAGAGGTATTCTTCGAACTAGGAATAGATAAAACTGCTGCTAGAAATGGTGTGTTATTCTACATCTGTACGACCTCTAAAGCTTTCGTGATATTAGGAGATCAAGGAATAGATGATAAAGTCAAAGTAGAGAATTTCTGGGAAGGAACAAAAGAACTAGTGATTAACCACTTTAAGCAAGGCTTATTTAAACAAGGTCTAATCTATGGTATTCTTAAAGCAGGAAGCCAACTAAAAGTTCATTTCCCCTCTTCTGACGAAAATAAAAACGAATTACCAAACGAAATATCTAAAGCATAA
- a CDS encoding GSCFA domain-containing protein produces the protein MKFSTVVPIKEAKDRIKYDDKILSIGSCFAVNISDKLKNFQFQSVVNPFGILFHPIAIERVIEYAVNGHEFTSEDVFCHNEVWSSFIAHSDLNELDEEDIVTKLNVKLFDLQTALRESTFLYITLGTAWVYEHIESGMVVANCHKVAQSNFKKRLLSYDEVYASLSNIIKLVKTINPMIQIVFTVSPVRHFKDGIIENQRSKSVLFAALHDVLDQQNEGTVSYFPSYEIVMDELRDYRFYKADMLHPNELAIDYVWERFNTIWIHPDMYPIMQKVDDVQKGLNHRPFNPTAEQHLAFLDTLVEKIDYLLEKYPFMSFR, from the coding sequence ATGAAGTTTAGTACAGTCGTGCCCATAAAAGAGGCAAAAGATAGAATTAAGTATGACGATAAGATCTTGTCTATAGGATCTTGTTTTGCTGTTAATATAAGTGATAAGCTTAAGAACTTTCAGTTCCAGAGTGTGGTGAATCCATTCGGTATTCTGTTTCACCCGATCGCGATAGAGCGTGTGATAGAATATGCTGTTAATGGACACGAGTTCACAAGTGAAGATGTGTTTTGTCATAATGAAGTATGGAGTAGCTTTATTGCCCATTCGGATTTGAATGAGTTAGACGAAGAGGATATTGTGACGAAACTAAATGTAAAGCTGTTTGACTTGCAGACTGCTCTAAGAGAGAGTACATTCTTATATATTACACTTGGGACGGCTTGGGTGTATGAGCATATAGAGTCAGGCATGGTAGTTGCTAATTGTCATAAAGTAGCTCAGAGTAACTTTAAGAAGAGATTACTTTCTTATGATGAAGTATATGCTAGTCTATCTAATATTATTAAATTAGTAAAGACAATCAACCCTATGATACAAATAGTCTTTACAGTCTCTCCTGTGAGACATTTTAAAGATGGTATCATAGAGAATCAGAGAAGTAAATCTGTCCTGTTTGCTGCACTTCACGATGTGTTAGATCAGCAGAATGAGGGAACTGTAAGTTACTTTCCGTCTTATGAGATCGTGATGGATGAACTGAGAGATTATCGCTTTTATAAAGCAGATATGCTGCACCCTAATGAACTAGCAATAGATTATGTATGGGAGCGTTTTAATACTATTTGGATTCATCCAGATATGTATCCGATAATGCAAAAGGTAGATGATGTACAGAAAGGTCTAAATCACAGACCATTTAACCCTACGGCAGAACAGCACTTAGCATTCTTAGATACATTAGTAGAGAAAATAGATTACTTGTTAGAGAAATATCCATTTATGAGTTTTAGATAA